In the genome of Gordonia rubripertincta, one region contains:
- the rpe gene encoding ribulose-phosphate 3-epimerase translates to MCTAGNAPMIAPSILSADFAHLADEAAAVAKPGATRADWLHVDVMDNHFVPNLTLGLPIVESLLKATDIPLDCHLMIENPERWAPPYAEAGAYNVTFHAEATENPIGVARDIRAAGAKAGLSIKPGTALEPYLEILRDFDTLLIMSVEPGFGGQKFIPEVLEKARAIRKFIDAEDLRLLVEIDGGINADTIEEAAEAGIDCFVAGSAVYGATDPGQAVAALRESAATARAHRDI, encoded by the coding sequence ATGTGCACCGCTGGTAACGCGCCGATGATCGCTCCGTCCATCCTGTCCGCGGACTTCGCGCATCTCGCCGACGAGGCGGCTGCAGTGGCCAAGCCCGGTGCGACTCGTGCCGATTGGTTGCACGTGGACGTCATGGACAACCACTTCGTGCCGAACCTGACCCTCGGGCTGCCCATTGTGGAGAGCCTGCTGAAGGCGACCGACATCCCGCTCGACTGCCATCTGATGATCGAGAACCCGGAGCGGTGGGCGCCGCCGTACGCCGAGGCCGGTGCCTACAACGTCACCTTCCATGCGGAGGCCACCGAGAATCCGATCGGGGTCGCCCGCGACATCCGTGCCGCCGGCGCGAAGGCCGGTCTGTCGATCAAACCGGGCACCGCGCTCGAGCCGTACCTGGAGATCCTCCGCGACTTCGACACCCTGCTGATCATGAGCGTCGAACCCGGCTTCGGCGGGCAGAAGTTCATCCCCGAGGTTCTCGAGAAGGCCCGTGCCATCCGGAAGTTCATCGATGCCGAGGACCTGAGACTGCTCGTCGAGATCGACGGGGGCATCAACGCCGACACCATCGAGGAGGCCGCCGAGGCCGGAATCGACTGTTTCGTCGCCGGATCCGCCGTCTACGGTGCCACCGACCCCGGTCAGGCCGTTGCCGCCCTGCGCGAGTCGGCAGCGACCGCACGCGCCCACCGCGACATCTGA
- a CDS encoding riboflavin synthase, with translation MFTGIVEELGVIADREDLSDAARFTVRGPIVTADAGHGDSIAVNGVCLTVVDLRPGEFTVDVMGETLRRSSLSDLAAGSTVNLERAMPANGRFGGHIVQGHVDGTGRVLSVSPSENWTVVRIGVPAKLTRYLVEKGSITVDGVSLTVSSVGGTGDDSWFEISLIPTTLNETNLGATEPGTVVNLEVDVIAKYVERLHLGNTPSRPCA, from the coding sequence GTGTTCACCGGAATCGTGGAGGAACTCGGCGTCATCGCCGACCGCGAGGATCTCTCTGATGCGGCCCGCTTCACCGTGCGGGGCCCCATCGTCACCGCCGATGCCGGCCACGGCGATTCCATCGCGGTCAACGGCGTGTGTCTGACCGTCGTCGACCTCCGGCCTGGCGAGTTCACCGTCGACGTGATGGGTGAGACGCTTCGTCGCAGCTCCCTGTCCGATCTCGCCGCGGGCAGCACCGTCAACCTCGAACGCGCCATGCCCGCGAACGGGCGTTTCGGCGGCCACATCGTGCAGGGTCACGTCGACGGGACCGGTCGCGTCCTGTCCGTGAGCCCGTCGGAGAACTGGACCGTCGTGCGTATCGGCGTGCCCGCGAAGCTCACCCGCTACCTCGTCGAGAAGGGTTCGATCACCGTCGACGGTGTGTCGCTGACCGTCTCCTCCGTCGGCGGAACGGGTGACGACTCGTGGTTCGAGATCTCCCTGATCCCCACCACCCTCAACGAGACCAACCTCGGTGCCACCGAGCCCGGCACCGTGGTCAACCTCGAGGTCGACGTGATCGCCAAATACGTCGAACGTCTGCACCTCGGAAACACCCCAAGCCGGCCCTGCGCATGA
- the ribD gene encoding bifunctional diaminohydroxyphosphoribosylaminopyrimidine deaminase/5-amino-6-(5-phosphoribosylamino)uracil reductase RibD: MDIAAAMDRAVEASSAAMGVSSPNPPVGAVILAADGSVAGVGATQPPGGPHAEVMALRAAGEAARGGTAIVTLEPCNHTGRTGPCSQALIEAGIAEVHYAVSDPNPVAAGGADTLRAAGIRVTGGVAADTVANGPLRPWLTRQRLGRPMVTAKIAAGIDGRIAAPDGTSQWITGPAARDHAHAQRSRLDAIVIGTGTALADNPTLTARTTDGGLYPHQPARVVLGHRALPADGNLRGDTGGPLVLVDSHDPADVLTALPDALWVLVEGGPHILGAFFAAGLVDEVHAYVAPMVLGAGRSSVEIPGVTTLGDARRFETREVATLGSDVLVTLDRSLQASAQD, from the coding sequence ATGGACATCGCCGCCGCCATGGACCGCGCCGTCGAGGCGTCGTCTGCGGCCATGGGTGTCAGCTCACCCAATCCGCCTGTCGGAGCGGTGATCCTGGCCGCCGACGGTAGCGTCGCCGGTGTCGGCGCGACCCAACCGCCGGGTGGCCCGCACGCGGAGGTCATGGCCTTGCGGGCGGCGGGTGAGGCCGCCCGGGGCGGTACCGCGATCGTCACGCTCGAACCCTGCAACCACACCGGACGCACGGGTCCGTGTTCGCAGGCACTCATCGAGGCCGGCATCGCCGAGGTCCACTACGCGGTCAGCGATCCCAACCCCGTCGCCGCGGGTGGCGCCGACACCCTGCGGGCCGCCGGGATCCGGGTGACCGGGGGAGTCGCGGCCGACACCGTGGCGAATGGTCCACTGCGTCCGTGGCTCACCCGGCAACGACTCGGCCGGCCGATGGTCACCGCCAAGATCGCGGCCGGCATCGACGGCCGCATCGCCGCCCCCGACGGCACCAGCCAGTGGATCACCGGCCCCGCCGCCCGCGACCACGCCCACGCCCAACGGTCACGCCTCGACGCCATCGTCATCGGCACCGGCACGGCCCTCGCCGACAACCCGACCCTCACCGCCCGAACCACCGACGGCGGGCTCTACCCGCACCAACCGGCCCGCGTGGTTCTCGGACACCGCGCCCTGCCGGCCGACGGCAACCTCCGCGGCGACACCGGCGGACCGCTGGTCCTCGTCGACTCCCACGACCCGGCCGACGTTCTCACAGCTCTGCCCGACGCGCTCTGGGTCCTGGTGGAGGGTGGCCCGCACATCCTCGGGGCCTTCTTCGCCGCGGGCCTCGTGGACGAGGTCCACGCCTACGTCGCGCCGATGGTCCTGGGCGCCGGACGCAGCTCCGTCGAGATCCCGGGGGTCACCACCCTGGGCGACGCCAGACGGTTCGAGACCCGCGAGGTCGCGACGCTCGGCAGTGACGTCTTGGTCACACTCGACCGCTCTCTGCAGGCATCGGCGCAGGACTGA